One part of the Solanum dulcamara chromosome 8, daSolDulc1.2, whole genome shotgun sequence genome encodes these proteins:
- the LOC129900870 gene encoding butanoate--CoA ligase AAE1-like, whose product MEGSIRCSANYVPLSPISFLERSGVVYGNRISIVYGDLKFTWADTRRRCINLASALSQLGISRADVVAVLAPNIPAIYELHFAVPMAGAVLCTLNVRHDSAMISVLLKHSKAKVIFVDYQFLDVANGALQILSKENIKLPHLVLIPDCDKHLSNSHSMEYDPFLATGRPNFEIVWPSDEWDPIALNYTSGTTSSPKGVVYSHRGAYLNSLSAVLLNEMPTMPVYLWTVPMFHCNGWCLTWGVAAQGGTNICLRNVSAEGIFTSIDRHQVSHMGGAPTVLNMIINTPPSIRRPLPRKVAVMTGGAPPPPQVLFMMEELGFDVTHSYGLTETYGPGTVCTWKPEWTSLSRDEQAKIKARQGLHHIGMEEVDVKDPASMKSVLPDAKTMGEVMFRGNTVMNGYLKNAKATEDAFKGGWFRTGDLAVKHPDGYIELKDRAKDIIISGGENISTIEVESVIFGHPAVLDAAVVGRPDDYWGETPCAFVKLKDGNNATTDEIIKYCRDRLPHYMAPKTVIFDDLPKTSTGKTQKFVLRLKAKAMGTILKPASKL is encoded by the exons ATACGGCAACAGAATCTCTATTGTTTATGGGGATCTTAAGTTTACTTGGGCGGACACAAGACGAAGGTGTATCAATCTCGCTTCTGCTCTTTCCCAACTTGGGATTTCTCGTGCCGATGTC GTTGCTGTCTTGGCTCCAAATATTCCTGCTATATATGAGCTACACTTTGCGGTACCTATGGCTGGGGCTGTTCTTTGTACTCTTAATGTTCGTCATGATTCAGCAATGATCTCGGTTTTACTTAAACATTCCAAGGCAAAAGTCATATTTGTAGATTACCAGTTCCTGGATGTTGCTAATGGGGCATTACAGATTCTTTCAAAGGAAAATATTAAATTGCCTCATCTAGTCCTAATCCCCGACTGTGACAAACACCTATCGAATTCTCATAGTATGGAGTACGATCCCTTTTTAGCTACGGGAAGGCCTAATTTTGAGATAGTATGGCCAAGTGATGAGTGGGATCCTATTGCCCTGAATTATACTTCAGGTACAACGTCGAGTCCAAAGGGAGTCGTCTACAGTCATAGAGGAGCATATCTTAATTCTCTGTCAGCTGTTCTTCTCAATGAAATGCCTACAATGCCTGTATACTTATGGACTGTTCCGATGTTTCATTGCAACGGATGGTGTCTTACATGGGGCGTGGCAGCACAGGGTGGCACAAATATTTGTCTTAGGAATGTTTCCGCTGAAGGAATTTTTACAAGTATAGATAGGCACCAAGTGAGTCACATGGGTGGTGCGCCTACAGTTTTAAACATGATAATAAACACACCTCCTAGTATCCGTAGGCCACTTCCGAGGAAAGTAGCAGTGATGACAGGCGGTGCCCCACCTCCTCCTCAAGTGTTATTTATGATGGAGGAGCTTGGTTTTGATGTTACTCACTCATATGGTCTAACGGAAACGTATGGTCCTGGAACGGTTTGCACTTGGAAACCTGAATGGACCTCTCTGTCACGTGATGAGCAGGCGAAGATCAAGGCTCGTCAGGGATTGCATCATATTGGTATGGAGGAAGTAGATGTGAAGGATCCAGCTTCAATGAAGAGCGTATTACCCGATGCAAAAACAATGGGCGAGGTAATGTTTAGAGGAAACACTGTAATGAATGGGTACTTGAAGAATGCCAAAGCAACGGAAGATGCTTTTAAAGGGGGTTGGTTTCGAACTGGGGACTTGGCTGTGAAGCATCCAGATGGTTACATCGAATTGAAGGATCGTGCAAAGGACATCATTATTTCCGGTGGAGAAAACATTAGCACAATTGAGGTGGAGTCAGTAATATTCGGCCATCCAGCTGTTCTCGACGCTGCTGTCGTAGGAAGACCAGATGATTACTGGGGTGAGACACCTTGTGCCTTTGTGAAACTAAAGGACGGTAACAATGCAACTACGGATGAAATCATCAAGTATTGTCGTGATCGTTTACCACATTACATGGCTCCTAAAACAGTAATTTTCGACGATTTGCCCAAAACATCTACAGGAAAGACACAGAAATTTGTTTTGAGACTGAAGGCCAAAGCCATGGGGACTATTTTAAAGCCGGCCAGCAAACTATAA